CGAATTTATTACCTGCCAATTCGCCTCGGCGCTGCTAGCGGTTTGATTATAGATACCGATGGCGGAATTGCCGCCGATAATGCTATTGACGATGGCCACCTGCGTCTTCGTGGTATCCCAATGCAAGAGCTCCAACACTCCGCCGGAACTTTCGCTGTTGGAAGAATTCCTGATCGCGCAATTCATCAGCCCGAAAAAATTGACCGAATAAGAGTGGCAGAATACGCCCACCGCGCCGCAAAACCTCCGGCCGTTAACAATCGTCAGCCCGTCCAAGATCACGGCATTCGTATCATCCGTAAAAATGGAAACGTAAAAGACAGCATCCTTATTCTGGCCGTCCAAGATCGTCGGATTATTTACCGGGTCATAGCGGGAAAAATCTTTATCCCACGAACCTTGGATCATCACTTTTTTTGACGAAAAAAGGAAAAGAGTGGCGTTTACCAAATACCTGCCGCCTTCCACCCGAATGACCGATCCCTGGGGCGCGGAATTGATGGCGCCGGCCAGATCTCCGCCCTGCCGCACGACAACGCTTGCCGGGGTCATAAAACTATTGGGCAAACTGCCCAACCGATACTCAAAAAGATTCACGACTTTGTCACTGTCACTGTCCCCGAAGGCATCCTTAGGATCGCCGGGGTCAAGGCCGCGGATTTTTTCCCACCAATCGGGCATCAAATCGCCGTCGCGGTCAGAACTGTCAACCGTTGCTTCTTTCGCCAAAGCAACATTGTTCAGTCTTTTTGCCGCTGACAAAGAATTTATTTCCGCCCGATGCTTCAGGATCAATACGCTATCCGCGGCCTTAATTTGGGCCAAATCAACCTTTGCGGCGCCGATGGAAACAAAAAGAAGAAGTGACAAGAAACAGGAAATCGCGAGCTTCATACCCGCCTCCTTTTTTTAAGTTATGGGTTTTGTTTTCGGACTTTTTTGCTCGATTTTAAAGAGCAAAAGAACCTTTTTTGTTATCAAACCTTACCGCTTTCGGCAAGCTTTGTCAATTAAAAATCCGGAGGATTATCTCTTAAAAATCCGCCTACTGCTTGCGGCACGATCGTCTCTGGCCGGCCCGGGCAAAAAGTCCGGCGGGAAAACAGTTATCTCAATACAAAAATAAAAAAGCGAGGCTGCAATGTCCTCGCTTTTGAAATTATCCCTTTCGCCCGGCGACATTGATTATGACGGCGGCAATTGCCCAATCTTTTAAGATTTCCGGCTCGCCGCCGGTATCGTCAGTTCTTTTTATTGCTTCACGGCACTCTCCCCATCTTGTCTCCCAGCGGTATTCGGTTGCTCCGATCAGTCCGGCCAGTTCCGTACGATCCGCCTCGGCCTTGGCCGCGGCAAATTTCTTTTTGTACGTTTGCAGCAGCGTATAGGTCGTTCTGAGCCTTTGGGGAAGATAGCCGACAACCCGGCGACTGCCGTTTTTAAAATCTTTGGCCGATTTTTTGCTCGGCGGAATAAGAGCTTTTTTCCCTTTGGCCAGCAGACGATTTTCGTCGCCAATAATTTTATTTAGGACACCCACATTCCCTCCTTTTTTAAACCTTGTTAAACATGCGGATTTCCCCGCCTGGATTTTTTTCTCCAGATCATCCAAGAATCATCGACACAAAGAGCCATAATGTCATCGCGCGAACATTTTCCCAGCTGCGGTTCTAACTGCAGCTGCAGAGTTTCTATAATGGTCCGTTTTTTCTCTGACTCAACCATCTTCCGGATTTCATTTGCGGCTTTCAAATCCCTGTACTCAATCCAAAGCAGCCAAATTTTTCTCAACTCTTCCGGCAGAAGGCCGGCCCTTTTCCGGCCGTTCTTGAAATTCAGCGGCGGAGTCGGCGCCTTAATGTTCGCTTTGCTTATTCGCTGCGAATCATCGGCTAATTCCCTGAACGCCTGGCTCAACGGGTTAGTCCCTTCTTGCTTCACGTTTTCCTCCTCTTTTTTTTCCGGGTTAGTTAAATAAAAAATTACAAATATCTCCATCGCTGATAACGTATTCTTTGCCCTCCGTTCTGATCAAGCCTTTTTCCCGGGCTTTAGTTTCGCCGCCGACCGCGACAAAATCTTTCCAATTGATTATTTCAGCGCGGATGAATCCTTTTTCAAAATCGGTATGGATTTTTCCGGCAGCCTCGGGCGCGGTCGCGCCTTTATGAACTGTCCAGGCTCGGGTCTCGTCCGGCCCGGTGGTAAAAAAAGTGATCAGACCGAGCAAGCGATAAGCTTCGCGGATCAATTTGTCCAAGCCGCTCTCGTTCAAACCCAGCTCTTTAATATACTCCGCTTGCTCATTTTCGGGCAAGGCCGCTATTTCCTGTTCTAATTTCGCATTCAACTTAATGGTATTCTGCGGCCACTGAACAAGATCGACCGGGGCTTCCGTGTCGGAAATATTCAAAACATACATGATCGGCTTGGCAGTCAGAAAACAATTTTGCTTGACGATTTTTTTATCATCTTCATCTGATTCCATTTTCCGAATCGGCTGTTCCGATTCCAGGGCGGCTTTAATTTTGCCGAATAATTCTTTCAATTTTATTTCTTCTTTTTTCCCGCTTTTGGCCGAGCTCTCGGCATTGCGATAAAGTTTTTCCGCCACGGCAAGATCGGCCAGGATCAATTCCGTATCGATCGTGGCGCGATCCTCGTCCGGATTTATTTTTCCAGGCACATGGATAATGTCGGAATTTTCAAAATCCCTCACCACCTCGCAGATCGCGTCGCACTCCCTGATGTGCGACAAAAATTTATTGCCCAAGCCCTCGCCTTCGTTGGCGCCTTTGACCAGGCCGGCGATATCGATGAATTCGATCGTCGTATTAATGATTTTTCCCGGCTTAGAAATTTCCGCCAACGCCAAAAGCCGTTCGTCAGGAACTTTGACGACGCCGACATTGGGGTCAATCGTGCAAAACGGATAATTTTCCGCCGCGACCTGCTTTTTAGTAATAGCGTTAAATAAAGTGGATTTGCCCACATTGGGCAAGCCGACAATACCGATCGAAAGAGACATTAAAATTTATTTTACGATTAATAATTATGAGTTATCTTATAATACCTAAAGAAATAAAGCAATAATTCGTTGATTATCGGCGAATTTGCCTTTTCCCCGAAACTTTGAACCAAAGATTGCGGCGTGGTATAATTAATAATGTATTCGAATTTCTTTTAAACGGTAATTTTATAAATTTAACATAAAATTATGACTTTAAAAAAATCTGCAAAAATTGGCGGCAACAAAGCAAGACCTGGAAAAAATTCCACTTTAAACTGCCAACCGGATAATCTTAGCCGCGGATCGGTTAAAATGGGTTTGATGCTTGCTCTCGTGATCATCGCCGTCGTTTTGGCGTTCGCGGCCGCGGCTTATTATCTGTATCCGCAGTTAGCCGGCATTAAAAAACCGGCGGCGGAAAAAAATGCCGCCACCTCGACTCCGGTCACCATCACCTATATCTCCAATCAGCCTCTGGTCGATCCTACCGACGCGGCAATCATTAACCTGGATAATATTATCGCCGATTTCACCAAACAAACCGGCATCAAAGTCAACCGGATCAAGCCGCCGCAAGCGGTGGAAAATTATTCCGACATCAGCATCTATTTGCGGGATATTCTCCGCTCGGATCAGTCCAAGTTCGACGTCACGATGGTTGATGGCCCGTGGACCGGCATGTTCGCGCCTTATATGCTTGAGCTTACTCCGTATTTTAAAAATCGGCTGACGGAATTTTTTCCTGAATTGATCGCCAACGGCATGGTTGACGGGAAATTGATCGCCATACCGTATTTCCAGGACATGACCGTTTTGTTTTACCGTACCGATCTCTTGAAAAAATACGGCTATGCCAATCCGCCGCAGACCTGGGATGAATTGGAACAAATGGCCAAAGTGATCCAGACCGGCGAAAGAAAAATCCACGATAATTTTTGGGGCTATGTCTGGGCGGCCGATGAAAGCGAATCTTTGACTTGCACCGCCCTCGGGCTGCAGGCTTCCTATGGCGGCGGAACCATCATCGATAACGGAGTGATCACGGTTGACAATCCCCGCACCGCCCAAGCTCTGGAAAAAGCCATTGGCTGGATCGGAACAATTTCTCCGCCCAATATTTTAAAGTCCACCGAAGACGACATCATCATGGCCTGGGATATCGGCAACGCGGCCTTTATGCAAAACTGGCCCGATTCTTACCAGATCAGCGAAGAGTCCATAATCAACGGCGAATACCAAATAACCGCTCTGCCTTCGGGCGGCTTCAAGCATTCCGGAGTCTATGGCGGAGAATATCTGGGCATTGACAAGCGCACGGCGCATCCTCGCGAGGCGGCGATGTTTTTGCAATATATGACCAGCCCGGAGGTGCAAAAAAAGCGGGCCATGGAAGATGTTTGGTCGCCGGTTCTTCTGGCCTTATATTCCGATCCTGATCTGGCCAAAGCGCAGCCGGTCTATAATTACATAAGTTCGGCAATTTTTGCCCAAGGAGTGGAGCGCCCCGGATCGCAGATCAAAAATATCTACGATAGCGTGGCATCCGCATACTTTACCAATATCCACGCGATCCTGGCCAAAAAGGTCAGCATCAAAAACGGGCTGAAAGAATTGGAAACGGAATTGATCAATCTTACCGGCTTGCCGGCGAGCAATGATTAATTTGCTCCCGAAAAATAAATTAAAATATTCAATCAAGAAAATCATGAACAACAAAATAAAAAATTTCAATCAGCCGCCAAGTAAAAAAAATTCGCTTGGGCCGATCATTATCGCGCTGATCATTGTTGTTTTGGCGGCAACCGCTTATTTTCTTTATCCCCAATTATTCGGCCATAAAAAATCAGCTCAAGAAAATCATATCACTCCCGCCGCCCCGGTCACCATTACTTATATCTCCAATCAGCCGTTGGTCGATGCCGGCGATGGCGCGGTTAATCGCTTAAATAATATTATCAACACCTTCACCAAGCAGACGGGAATTAACGTGGAAAGGGTCATCCCGCCGCAATCGGTCGTAACCTATTCGGACATCGGCCTGTATTTGAAAGATACTTTGAAATCCGGCCAGTCAGTTTTTGACATAACCATGGTTGATGGCCCCTGGACCGGCATGTTCGCCCCCTATCTGCTTGATCTGACGCCATATTTCAAAGATCGGTTAAAAGATTTTTTTCCTGACTTGATCGCCAATGCCACGGTAGACGAAAGATTAGTGGCCATGCCGTATTTTCAAGACATGACGGTTTTATTTTACCGCACTGATCTTTTGGAAAAATACGGTTACGAAAATCCGCCGCAAACCTGGGATGAATTGGAGCAAATGGCCAAAGTGATCCAATCGGGCGAAAGAAAAACTAATTCCAAATTTTGGGGGTATGTCTGGGCGGCCAACGAAAGCGAATCTTTGACCTGCACCGCGCTCGGGCTGCAAGCTTCTTATGGCGGCGGCACTATCATTGATAACGGCAAAATAACGGTTAACAATCCCGAGGCAATAAAAGCTTTCACCAAGGCAACCGGCTGGATCGGAACCATTTCTCCGGTAAGCGTTTTACAATCATCCGAAAGCGATATTTTGACGACTTGGCAAAATGGCAACGCGGCTTTTATGCAAAGCTGGCCGGGCTCTTTCGCCATGGGCGCTAATTCCGTGATTAGCGGCGACTACCAAATAACCGCCCTGCCTTCGGGCGGCTTCAAGCATTCCGGAGTCTATGGCGGAGAATATCTGGGCATTGATAAGCGCACCGCGCACCCCAAGGAAGCCGCGATGTTTTTACAATATCTTTCCAGCCCGGCCGTGCAAAAAGAGCGAGCCAGGGAAGATCTCTGGTCGCCGGTTCTTCCGGCCCTGTATTCCGATCCTGATCTGGCCAAAGCGCAGCCGGTCTATGAATTTATCAGTTCGGATATTTTTTCCCAAGGCGTAGCTCGTCCCGGCTCTCAAGCGGGAAATGTTTACGATCAATTGGCAAACGCTTATTTCTCCGATATCCACGCGATCTTAGCCAAGCAAATCAGCGCCCCGGCCGGACTCGCGAAATTGGAATCGCAACTGCATGAAATTACCGGATTGCCGATCGCCACAAAATAAATGGCATCAACCGCAGGGCAAGCCCTGCACCCATCTTTTCTAAAAGGTATCCTCGCCGCAAGCGGATGAGGTATTTATCATCGCTCGCTCGGAAATAATCTCCGCGCGGCGCGGGATTATTTCGCTCGCTTCGCTTGATAATAAATAATGGCCACCAATCCTTCCGCCAAGAATCAGCGGTTAGATTTTTTCACCAAAAATCAACCGATCAGAAAAATCCTGATAGTCGGATCTATCGGCGTGCTTATTTTCGCCTTTGCGCTGACCTTGGTGATCGTGATCATCAGCGCCAACCAATTTTTAACCACCAAAACCGGCAAATCATTCTTAGCTTTAGCCCAATCCAATAGCCAGCAATTCAGCGACGAGATCGCGAGCGAGATGAGCCTCTTGGGCACTTTGACGCAAAACGACATGGTCTACATGTATCTGCGCGATGAATTTGATCCGGAAATCGCCAATTTATCAAAAGTTGAGCGCCAGGCCCTGATCCTCCAGCGCGAGCAAAAATGGCTGAATAATGACCGAGAGGTTCGCGATTCGGTCACGAACAATATCTTAAGCCAAGGCTTTACCGCGTTTATCAGGAAGAATTTCGGCGTTAGCGAGATCGTTTTAGTTGACAAAGAAGGAAGAGCAATCGCCTCCGGCGGGACAATGCCGGATCATTATTATTTCGGCGAGCAAAAATGGTTCAAGGATGTCAGTAACGGAATGAGCGATATCTATCTTGAAGAACCGGCCGTCAGCTCCGGCCAAAATAAATCCGAAGTGGAAATTATTTTATCGGTCAATCTCCCGTCGTTCAGCGTCTCGCGGGGATATTTATACGCCAAATACGACATCAGCCAGTTAAAATTATTTTCCACCATTTTATTGGGCGATCCCAACGTTCACATGTCATTAGTTAATCAAAACGGGCTGGTTCTTTTTGATACCGTGGCCGGTCAGATCGGCGGCAATTTATCGGCGGTGATGACCAGACAGACCAGCCAAGAAGCCGCGCCAAATTGGCATCTCGGCCAAGATGCTTCCCGCACTCCGCTTATTTATAGTTACGCGCCGATCTACTTCAACGACTTATCGATCAATCATCTTTCTTGGTCGATCTTTGTCAGAGAAACAAGCGCCCAAGCTTTTTCTTTCTTGACCGTGCTGTCCTTGACCATCTTTTTTATCGCCATTTTTATCTTTATCCTGTCTTCGCTGGTGATCTTCTGGCTGGCTTCGGGAATTACCCGCCCGATCACCAATCTCTTGGGCGTAGTGGAAGAATTTACCGCGGGCAATTATTCCCAGCGCGCCGAAGAATCCGG
Above is a window of Patescibacteria group bacterium DNA encoding:
- the ychF gene encoding redox-regulated ATPase YchF, with amino-acid sequence MSLSIGIVGLPNVGKSTLFNAITKKQVAAENYPFCTIDPNVGVVKVPDERLLALAEISKPGKIINTTIEFIDIAGLVKGANEGEGLGNKFLSHIRECDAICEVVRDFENSDIIHVPGKINPDEDRATIDTELILADLAVAEKLYRNAESSAKSGKKEEIKLKELFGKIKAALESEQPIRKMESDEDDKKIVKQNCFLTAKPIMYVLNISDTEAPVDLVQWPQNTIKLNAKLEQEIAALPENEQAEYIKELGLNESGLDKLIREAYRLLGLITFFTTGPDETRAWTVHKGATAPEAAGKIHTDFEKGFIRAEIINWKDFVAVGGETKAREKGLIRTEGKEYVISDGDICNFLFN
- a CDS encoding sensor histidine kinase is translated as MATNPSAKNQRLDFFTKNQPIRKILIVGSIGVLIFAFALTLVIVIISANQFLTTKTGKSFLALAQSNSQQFSDEIASEMSLLGTLTQNDMVYMYLRDEFDPEIANLSKVERQALILQREQKWLNNDREVRDSVTNNILSQGFTAFIRKNFGVSEIVLVDKEGRAIASGGTMPDHYYFGEQKWFKDVSNGMSDIYLEEPAVSSGQNKSEVEIILSVNLPSFSVSRGYLYAKYDISQLKLFSTILLGDPNVHMSLVNQNGLVLFDTVAGQIGGNLSAVMTRQTSQEAAPNWHLGQDASRTPLIYSYAPIYFNDLSINHLSWSIFVRETSAQAFSFLTVLSLTIFFIAIFIFILSSLVIFWLASGITRPITNLLGVVEEFTAGNYSQRAEESGPYEFKLLGASFNKMVDSILAAEKKRLEAERIKREAAEKYAKKLEDLDKTKDNFINIVTHELKTPLIPILGLTDVMVQKKKTLSADFQNYVDIIHDEAIKLSDLIKQMLTTTRIQNNMKIQEETFKIDEFISGNQTALNELTKRTGSKIEYKINAANVMISSDKERISQVIYNLVDNAVKYGPVGQTITITLSQPDSQSVKVEVADQGKGIPVELRDKLFLKFSQLDPAASRAGEGVGLGLYICKQNIDHLGGRIGLESEVGHGSKFYFVLPLRHELKDNISNAANKSSG
- a CDS encoding extracellular solute-binding protein; translation: MTLKKSAKIGGNKARPGKNSTLNCQPDNLSRGSVKMGLMLALVIIAVVLAFAAAAYYLYPQLAGIKKPAAEKNAATSTPVTITYISNQPLVDPTDAAIINLDNIIADFTKQTGIKVNRIKPPQAVENYSDISIYLRDILRSDQSKFDVTMVDGPWTGMFAPYMLELTPYFKNRLTEFFPELIANGMVDGKLIAIPYFQDMTVLFYRTDLLKKYGYANPPQTWDELEQMAKVIQTGERKIHDNFWGYVWAADESESLTCTALGLQASYGGGTIIDNGVITVDNPRTAQALEKAIGWIGTISPPNILKSTEDDIIMAWDIGNAAFMQNWPDSYQISEESIINGEYQITALPSGGFKHSGVYGGEYLGIDKRTAHPREAAMFLQYMTSPEVQKKRAMEDVWSPVLLALYSDPDLAKAQPVYNYISSAIFAQGVERPGSQIKNIYDSVASAYFTNIHAILAKKVSIKNGLKELETELINLTGLPASND
- a CDS encoding extracellular solute-binding protein; amino-acid sequence: MNNKIKNFNQPPSKKNSLGPIIIALIIVVLAATAYFLYPQLFGHKKSAQENHITPAAPVTITYISNQPLVDAGDGAVNRLNNIINTFTKQTGINVERVIPPQSVVTYSDIGLYLKDTLKSGQSVFDITMVDGPWTGMFAPYLLDLTPYFKDRLKDFFPDLIANATVDERLVAMPYFQDMTVLFYRTDLLEKYGYENPPQTWDELEQMAKVIQSGERKTNSKFWGYVWAANESESLTCTALGLQASYGGGTIIDNGKITVNNPEAIKAFTKATGWIGTISPVSVLQSSESDILTTWQNGNAAFMQSWPGSFAMGANSVISGDYQITALPSGGFKHSGVYGGEYLGIDKRTAHPKEAAMFLQYLSSPAVQKERAREDLWSPVLPALYSDPDLAKAQPVYEFISSDIFSQGVARPGSQAGNVYDQLANAYFSDIHAILAKQISAPAGLAKLESQLHEITGLPIATK